The sequence GCGGTCGGCGAGAGGTCGAGTTCGTCCGCGATGTCGGCGAGGCGCGCCTCACGGGGCTCCTCGAAGTAGCCGTTCTCGTAGGCGGTCATCAGCGCTTCGCGCTGGGCTTCGGTCAATCCCGTGGGTTCGCCGCCGTCCCACTCGTCCTGCCGGAACATTTTCTGGAGGGTGAACGAGATGTTCTCGGTGTCGCAGTACTCGGCGAGTGCGGCGAGCGCGTCTCGATCGGGGAACTGGAGCCGGACCGTCCATCCGCGGACGTTGGTGATCGCCCTGCGCATCAGTCCGCTGAGTTCGCTCGTCTTCGGCGAAATGAGCTTGGTTTCCGGGGGGTGGCGTATCCGATAGACACGGGTCGGCTCCAAGCCCGCCACCAACTCCCATTCCACAACCGTGTGATCCTCGTCGAGTTGTTGTTCGAACTCTTTGCCAGGATTCTCGACGATGTAGAAGAAGATCGCCGTCTCAGGGTCAGTCCCAGAGTGATGGACAACCCGAATCGTTGTGTCGGGACACTCGCGAATCG is a genomic window of Halococcus salifodinae DSM 8989 containing:
- a CDS encoding helix-turn-helix domain-containing protein translates to MSVIAVADIGHPDMSLDPTIRECPDTTIRVVHHSGTDPETAIFFYIVENPGKEFEQQLDEDHTVVEWELVAGLEPTRVYRIRHPPETKLISPKTSELSGLMRRAITNVRGWTVRLQFPDRDALAALAEYCDTENISFTLQKMFRQDEWDGGEPTGLTEAQREALMTAYENGYFEEPREARLADIADELDLSPTAIGGRIRRGTAKLVETTLFDD